Proteins from a genomic interval of Asticcacaulis sp. AND118:
- a CDS encoding S41 family peptidase, with protein sequence MMTQSLAKIARILVLTAATAALSACGGGGGGGGGSTSTPSTGGGGSVTGWVSGVFQAASTFKDKCETVRTGLDIEGNRFPDKTGTALDEKNWLRSWTRETYLWNTEVTDTDPANGGTRTQYFAGLKTFAKTASGKDKDEFHFSEATADYLARRNATATASYGMELVANSTTTPRDFRVLYTEPGSPAAGVVPRGARLLKVNGYDLVNDNTQTGVNALNAGLFPASAGISTNFELRLVDGTTRTVTLTSANVSPKAVNKSSVLTDGSAKVGYILFNTFSPYSSETEIVSAVRDMQTAGVNDLILDLRYNGGGLLAVASQLSYMIAGNTRTNNRTFESLKFNAAAGANNPVTGQPNNPVPFYKEGLGFSVASGTSLPSLNLSRVFILSTADTCSASEAVINGLRGVGVEVILIGGKTCGKPYGFYPQDNCGETYYTVQFQGVNDLGFGDYADGFVPNNTTATSGVKLPGCVASDDLTRDLGAAAEGLVSTALSYRRTASCPATAISFAAADTAVQSAGPVSSGTGPAIVPPKWIMDVNRDMTLPGGR encoded by the coding sequence ATGATGACGCAAAGCCTCGCCAAGATCGCCCGTATCCTCGTCCTGACCGCCGCAACGGCGGCGCTGTCCGCCTGTGGCGGTGGGGGCGGCGGAGGCGGCGGCTCCACCTCCACGCCCTCGACCGGTGGCGGCGGTAGCGTCACCGGGTGGGTCAGCGGCGTGTTTCAGGCCGCCAGCACCTTCAAGGACAAGTGCGAAACCGTGCGCACCGGCCTCGACATCGAAGGCAACCGCTTCCCGGACAAGACCGGCACGGCGCTCGACGAAAAGAACTGGCTGCGCTCATGGACGCGTGAAACCTATCTGTGGAACACCGAGGTCACCGATACCGACCCGGCCAATGGCGGCACGCGCACCCAGTATTTCGCCGGGCTGAAGACCTTCGCCAAAACCGCTTCGGGCAAGGACAAGGACGAATTCCACTTCAGCGAAGCCACCGCCGACTATCTGGCGCGCCGCAACGCCACAGCGACGGCCAGCTACGGCATGGAGCTGGTGGCCAATTCGACCACCACGCCGCGCGATTTCCGCGTCCTCTATACCGAGCCCGGCTCGCCCGCCGCCGGTGTGGTGCCGCGCGGCGCGCGCCTCCTCAAGGTCAATGGCTACGACCTCGTCAACGACAACACGCAAACCGGCGTCAATGCGCTGAATGCCGGGCTTTTCCCCGCCAGTGCCGGCATATCGACGAACTTTGAGCTGCGGCTGGTCGACGGAACCACCAGGACCGTCACCCTGACCTCGGCCAATGTCAGCCCCAAGGCCGTCAACAAGAGCAGCGTGCTGACCGACGGCAGCGCCAAGGTCGGCTATATCCTGTTCAACACCTTCAGCCCCTATTCGAGCGAGACCGAGATCGTCTCGGCCGTGCGCGACATGCAGACCGCCGGGGTCAACGACCTGATCCTCGACCTGCGCTATAATGGCGGCGGGCTTCTGGCCGTGGCGTCGCAGCTCAGCTACATGATCGCCGGCAATACGCGGACCAATAACCGCACCTTTGAAAGTCTGAAATTCAACGCCGCCGCAGGGGCGAACAATCCCGTGACGGGTCAACCGAACAACCCCGTACCCTTCTATAAGGAAGGCCTGGGCTTCAGCGTCGCCTCCGGCACATCATTACCCAGCCTCAACCTGTCGCGCGTCTTCATCCTGTCCACCGCCGACACCTGCAGCGCCTCCGAAGCGGTGATCAACGGCCTGCGCGGCGTGGGTGTCGAGGTCATCCTGATCGGCGGCAAGACCTGCGGCAAGCCCTACGGATTCTACCCGCAGGACAATTGCGGCGAGACCTATTACACCGTGCAGTTCCAGGGCGTGAACGACCTCGGTTTCGGCGACTATGCCGACGGCTTCGTGCCGAACAACACCACGGCCACCAGCGGCGTCAAGTTGCCAGGCTGCGTCGCCAGCGACGACCTGACCCGCGACCTCGGTGCCGCGGCTGAGGGGCTGGTCAGCACGGCCCTCAGCTATCGGCGCACCGCATCGTGCCCGGCAACGGCCATCAGCTTCGCCGCGGCCGACACCGCCGTGCAATCGGCCGGACCGGTGAGCAGCGGCACAGGCCCGGCCATCGTGCCCCCCAAATGGATCATGGACGTCAACCGCGACATGACCCTGCCGGGAGGCCGCTGA